From Saccopteryx leptura isolate mSacLep1 chromosome 3, mSacLep1_pri_phased_curated, whole genome shotgun sequence, one genomic window encodes:
- the CIMAP2 gene encoding ciliary microtubule-associated protein 2 has product MAVKWFTGAPFGVQSHRFDVSAVYPDQKKCSTFTEVPYSRLHSVDVAHIGPGTYGCKETCFSKKKLKREVGTGWAKAQEATRLTKLPHFQYQTIMREKRLQKEKLGPGSYNLKDFLEELHQKPCSTRGLLSSGEVRFRGLIGNYYPGPGNYGEKGNPYTKLEEMAWSRSHSEGLMCRMSSRLPPRAPQGSGLAPCTYSFQSGTEAILERTTGTRGPYDIFSGDRSKPQPYGHYSVQEKKPRELVNFKSFVDELNSYPNKKRGVFSKLSRNPTTPTERIYWSTLSQFPRKLATSGPGMWLPPEKKFRRTNQPPFLQSSKRADLRACQMLQGIWNPVGVGYYFNTWLMETKDHRQRYRSLFLSGSKRYLSDLDRDRFMQERLTPFTKGRCPPTVDHNSDPTP; this is encoded by the exons ATGGCGGTGAAGTGGTTCACCGGGGCGCCGTTCGGGGTGCAGAGCCACAG GTTTGATGTCTCAGCTGTTTATCCAGACCAGAAGAAATGTAGCACCTTCACGGAGGTCCCGTACTCCAGGCTTCATTCTGTGGACGTG GCCCACATAGGACCTGGGACCTATGGCTGCAAGGAGACCTGTTTcagcaagaaaaagctgaagagGGAGGTGGGCACAGGCTGGGCCAAGGCCCAGGAAGCCACCCGGCTGACCAAGCTGCCCCACTTCCAATACCAGACCATCATGAGAGAGAAGCGGCTGCAG AAGGAAAAGCTGGGGCCTGGCTCCTACAACTTGAAAGACTTCTTAGAAGAGCTGCATCAGAAACCATGCAGCACCCGGGGGCTGCTCAGCTCTGGGGAGGTTCGCTTCCGAGGACTCATTGGG aacTACTATCCAGGCCCTGGAAACTATGGGGAGAAGGGCAACCCATACACGAAGCTGGAGGAGATGGCCTGGAGCCGGTCTCACTCCGAGGGCCTCATGTGCAGGATGAGCAGCAGGCTGCCACCCAGGGCTCCTCAG GGCAGTGGTCTGGCACCATGCACCTACTCCTTCCAAAGTGGCACAGAGGCAATCCTGGAACGAACCACAGGCACCCGCGGCCCCTATGACATTTTCTCTGGTGACCGAAGCAAGCCCCAACCGTACGGACATTACTCTGTGCAG gaAAAAAAGCCCAGGGAACTGGTGAATTTCAAGAGCTTCGTGGATGAACTGAACTCATATCCGAATAAGAAGCGTGGGGTGTTCTCGAAACTTTCCCGCAATCCCACAACCCCTACAGAGAGGATTTACTGGTCTACCCTCAGCCAGTTTCCCCGAAAACTA GCCACCTCTGGCCCCGGCATGTGGCTTCCTCCAGAGAAGAAATTCAGACGAACCAACCAGCCACCGTTCCTGCAGTCCTCCAAGCGGGCGGACTTAAGGGCCTGCCAGATGCTTCAGGGGATCTGG AACCCTGTGGGTGTGGGTTACTACTTCAACACCTGGCTGATGGAGACAAAGGACCATCGGCAGCGATATCGGTCCCTGTTCTTGAGCGGATCCAAGCGCTACCTCTCAGACCTGGACCGGGACAGATTCATGCA ggaAAGGCTCACACCTTTTACTAAGGGGAGGTGCCCTCCAACCGTGGATCACAATTCAGATCCTACTCCTTAA